From Nitrobacter sp. NHB1, a single genomic window includes:
- a CDS encoding DsrE family protein: MAAAVTLTLLPLTLRAQPAPLPDKPFAEHRVVLQLSDEDPKKQSLVLSVANNLIKAYGPDRIAIEVVAFGPGIDLLRTENASRTRVESLIAQGVRFDVCVNTLDTIKRETGKRPAIIPSATPVQVGVGQILSLTENGYTLVRP; the protein is encoded by the coding sequence ATGGCAGCGGCGGTCACGCTGACGCTGCTGCCGCTCACGCTGCGGGCCCAGCCTGCTCCGCTGCCCGACAAACCCTTCGCCGAGCATCGCGTCGTCCTGCAATTGTCCGATGAGGATCCGAAAAAACAGAGCCTCGTCCTCAGCGTCGCCAACAACCTGATCAAGGCCTACGGTCCCGACAGGATCGCCATCGAGGTGGTCGCCTTCGGCCCGGGCATCGATCTGCTGCGGACGGAGAACGCCAGCCGCACCCGCGTCGAGAGCCTGATCGCGCAGGGCGTCAGGTTCGACGTCTGCGTCAATACGCTCGACACCATCAAGCGCGAGACCGGCAAGCGGCCGGCCATCATCCCGTCCGCGACGCCGGTTCAGGTCGGCGTCGGACAAATCCTGTCACTCACGGAAAACGGTTACACTCTGGTCAGACCATAG
- a CDS encoding DsrE family protein codes for MHRFLRHLVAAAGLLLAFTSNGSAAEPKHRLVIQVDQNDRNTMDFALTNATDVIGYYRGMNQTVVVEIMACGPGLHMLREDTSPVKERIKRIRESASPSKIQFSACNNTKRDMEKKEGHPLQMLPGTTVVPLGVVRLMELQEQGWSYVRP; via the coding sequence ATGCACCGATTTCTCCGTCATCTCGTCGCCGCCGCGGGCCTGTTGCTCGCGTTCACCTCGAATGGTTCCGCCGCCGAGCCGAAGCATCGCCTTGTGATCCAGGTCGACCAGAACGATCGGAATACCATGGACTTCGCGCTGACCAACGCCACCGACGTGATCGGGTACTATCGCGGCATGAACCAGACGGTGGTCGTCGAGATCATGGCATGCGGACCGGGCCTCCACATGCTGCGCGAAGACACCTCGCCGGTGAAGGAGCGCATCAAGCGTATCCGGGAGAGCGCATCCCCCAGCAAGATCCAGTTCTCGGCCTGCAACAACACCAAGCGGGACATGGAGAAGAAGGAAGGCCATCCGCTCCAGATGTTGCCCGGAACGACGGTCGTGCCCCTGGGCGTGGTGCGGCTGATGGAGTTGCAGGAACAGGGCTGGAGTTATGTGCGGCCGTGA
- a CDS encoding GlcG/HbpS family heme-binding protein yields MVFAGVVLSPFSARAGDDALVTYKSLTPDVALEAAQAALKTCRDNGYQVAVAVVDRFGQPQVLLRDRYAGLPAADIATAKAYTALSFRRDTSELAKMVSDGRLDASLARMPRIAMLAGALVIETGGTLVGGIGVSGAPGGDKDEACARAGLAAIRDKLDF; encoded by the coding sequence ATGGTGTTCGCAGGTGTTGTTCTTTCTCCTTTCTCCGCCCGTGCCGGCGACGATGCGCTTGTCACTTACAAGTCACTGACCCCGGACGTCGCGCTGGAGGCCGCGCAGGCCGCGCTGAAGACATGCCGCGACAACGGATATCAGGTTGCCGTGGCCGTGGTCGACCGCTTCGGCCAGCCGCAGGTGCTGCTGCGCGACCGTTATGCCGGCTTGCCCGCGGCCGACATCGCCACCGCCAAGGCCTATACGGCGCTGAGCTTTCGCCGCGACACCTCCGAACTGGCCAAAATGGTGAGCGACGGCCGGCTCGACGCCAGCCTGGCGCGTATGCCGCGCATCGCAATGCTGGCCGGCGCGCTGGTGATCGAAACCGGCGGGACGCTTGTGGGCGGCATCGGCGTCTCCGGCGCACCGGGCGGCGACAAAGACGAGGCCTGCGCCAGAGCAGGGCTCGCCGCGATCCGCGACAAGCTGGATTTCTGA